From the Micromonospora sediminicola genome, one window contains:
- a CDS encoding TNT domain-containing protein gives MKTRRWLLAALSGAALTLAPGPALSALGPSAALAQTATVVDERAAGVTPAGPQPGPVTPSLCAPRVPPTAPQTTEFYDNNRLLGPLNLPTASPVGPLLAGYQRLGAQTEAEWLKNWTSGPTTLLFPPEDGFVLDPHGAPIKARQVLLPGYRVDRFGNPTGAFLAPLGTPFSSRSLAPQSLNTPPTPPATTPLAPLANYHTYCVVKPFPVDSGPIAPWFAQPGMGTQFELNQAYFPQASDPVNVQWLLDHGFLVEEYLDGLCTDPTGWAQSSQIC, from the coding sequence GTGAAAACTCGCCGTTGGTTGTTGGCCGCGCTCTCCGGCGCGGCCCTGACGCTGGCCCCCGGGCCCGCGCTGTCCGCCCTCGGGCCCTCGGCGGCGCTGGCCCAGACCGCCACGGTGGTCGACGAACGGGCCGCCGGTGTCACGCCGGCCGGTCCGCAACCCGGGCCGGTCACCCCGAGCCTCTGCGCGCCCAGGGTTCCGCCGACCGCCCCGCAGACCACCGAGTTCTACGACAACAACCGGCTGCTCGGGCCGCTCAACCTGCCCACCGCGTCGCCGGTCGGGCCGCTGCTCGCCGGCTACCAACGGCTCGGCGCGCAGACCGAGGCCGAATGGCTGAAGAACTGGACCAGCGGACCGACCACCCTGCTCTTCCCGCCGGAGGACGGCTTCGTCCTGGACCCGCACGGCGCGCCGATCAAGGCCCGGCAGGTCCTGCTGCCCGGCTACCGGGTGGACCGCTTCGGCAACCCGACCGGCGCCTTCCTGGCGCCGCTCGGCACCCCGTTCAGCTCGCGCTCACTGGCGCCGCAGAGTCTGAACACCCCGCCGACGCCGCCGGCCACCACGCCGCTCGCCCCGCTGGCCAACTACCACACGTACTGCGTGGTCAAGCCGTTCCCGGTGGACTCCGGGCCGATCGCGCCCTGGTTCGCCCAGCCCGGCATGGGCACCCAGTTCGAGTTGAACCAGGCCTACTTCCCGCAGGCGTCGGACCCGGTGAACGTGCAGTGGCTGCTCGACCACGGGTTCCTCGTGGAGGAGTACCTGGACGGCCTCTGCACCGACCCGACCGGGTGGGCGCAGTCGTCGCAGATCTGCTGA
- a CDS encoding acetyl-CoA C-acetyltransferase, translating to MQSVRRVAVIGGNRIPFARSNSRYAHASNADMLGAALDGLVARFGLAGERLGEVVAGAVLKHSRDFNLTREVVLGSRLDPHTPAYDVQQACGTGLEAAILVANKIALGQIDAGIAGGVDTTSDAPLAVNEDMRRTLIQLNSARTLGERLRIAAKLRPLQPFKPEIPRNAEPRTGLSMGEHAARTALRWNIDRAAQDELALRSHQRLAAAYDKGFFDDLMTPYLGLTRDQNLRADTSAEKLGSLKPVFGAKGPDAERATMTAGNSSPLTDGASTVLLASEEWAREHNLPVLAWFSWSETAAVDFVHGDEGLLMAPAYAVPRMLSRAGLTLQDFDFYEIHEAFASQVLATLAAWESPEFCKERLGLDAPLGSIDRDKLNVNGSSLAAGHPFAATGGRIVATLAKLLDAKGSGRGLISICAAGGQGVTAILER from the coding sequence GTGCAGAGTGTCCGGCGGGTCGCGGTGATCGGCGGCAACCGCATCCCCTTCGCCCGGTCCAACTCGCGCTACGCGCACGCGTCGAACGCGGACATGCTGGGCGCGGCGCTCGACGGGCTGGTCGCCCGGTTCGGGCTGGCCGGCGAACGGCTCGGCGAGGTGGTGGCCGGCGCGGTGCTCAAGCACTCCCGGGACTTCAACCTCACCCGGGAGGTGGTGCTCGGCTCCCGCCTCGACCCGCACACCCCGGCGTACGACGTCCAGCAGGCCTGCGGCACCGGACTGGAGGCCGCCATCCTGGTCGCCAACAAGATCGCCCTCGGGCAGATCGACGCCGGCATCGCCGGTGGCGTCGACACCACCTCCGACGCGCCGCTCGCGGTCAACGAGGACATGCGCCGCACGCTGATCCAGCTCAACTCGGCCCGGACCCTCGGCGAACGGCTCAGGATCGCGGCGAAGCTGCGCCCGCTCCAGCCGTTCAAGCCGGAGATCCCGCGCAACGCCGAGCCGCGTACCGGGCTGTCCATGGGTGAGCACGCCGCCCGCACGGCGCTGCGCTGGAACATCGACCGGGCCGCCCAGGACGAGTTGGCGCTCCGGTCGCACCAGCGGCTCGCGGCCGCGTACGACAAGGGGTTCTTCGACGACCTGATGACCCCCTACCTGGGGTTGACCCGCGACCAGAACCTCCGCGCGGACACCAGCGCGGAGAAGCTCGGCTCGCTCAAGCCGGTCTTCGGCGCCAAGGGCCCGGACGCCGAGCGGGCCACCATGACCGCCGGCAACTCGTCCCCGCTCACCGACGGCGCGTCGACCGTGCTGCTCGCCTCGGAGGAGTGGGCGCGGGAGCACAACCTGCCGGTACTGGCCTGGTTCTCCTGGTCCGAGACGGCCGCCGTCGACTTCGTGCACGGCGACGAGGGGCTGCTGATGGCCCCCGCCTACGCGGTGCCCCGGATGCTGTCCCGGGCCGGGCTGACGCTTCAGGACTTCGACTTCTACGAGATCCACGAGGCGTTCGCGTCGCAGGTGCTGGCCACCCTCGCGGCCTGGGAGTCGCCGGAGTTCTGCAAGGAGCGCCTCGGCCTGGACGCGCCGCTCGGCTCGATCGACCGGGACAAGCTCAACGTCAACGGCTCGTCGCTGGCGGCCGGGCACCCGTTCGCCGCCACCGGCGGCCGGATCGTCGCCACGCTGGCCAAGCTGCTCGACGCCAAGGGGAGCGGGCGCGGCCTGATCTCCATCTGCGCGGCCGGCGGGCAGGGCGTGACCGCCATCCTGGAGCGCTGA
- a CDS encoding 3-oxoacyl-ACP reductase yields MTDRYASFVQTGAGRALVKRLGLPDPPRLRRHTPGDPLVPGPVLLGSSTGGRLAEPAGKILAAAGVELTDPAATTADSRFAALVYDASGITDSAELRQLYDFFHPQARSVLPSGRVIVLGTPPDECGSPREATAQRALEGLTRSIGKEFGRGVTAQLVYVTRDGDAGTPVSLESTLRFLLSGRSAYVSGQVIRVGAGAAAAPADWNRPLDGQVVLVTGAARGIGAALATVLARDGAQVVALDIPAAGDELAAVANGIGGSAVQLDLTAPDAPARLAEHLASRHGRVDVVVHNAGITRDKTLGRMDADRWDSVIDVNLSSQERINDVLLERDLIPAGGRIVSVSSIAGIAGNRGQTNYATSKAGVIGLVDSLSPVLRERGISLNAVAPGFIETRLTARIPLMIREAGRRMNSLAQGGLPVDVAETIGWLSWPATGAVSGNVVRVCGQSLLGA; encoded by the coding sequence ATGACCGACAGGTACGCGAGCTTCGTCCAGACGGGGGCCGGTCGCGCGCTGGTCAAGCGCCTCGGGCTGCCCGACCCGCCCCGACTGCGCCGGCACACGCCGGGCGACCCGCTCGTTCCCGGGCCGGTCCTGCTCGGCTCCTCGACCGGCGGCCGGCTCGCCGAGCCGGCCGGCAAGATCCTGGCCGCCGCCGGGGTCGAGCTGACCGACCCGGCCGCCACCACCGCCGACAGCCGTTTCGCCGCCCTGGTGTACGACGCCAGCGGCATCACCGACTCCGCCGAGCTGCGCCAGCTCTACGACTTCTTCCACCCGCAGGCCCGATCGGTGCTGCCCAGCGGCCGGGTGATCGTGCTGGGCACGCCGCCGGACGAGTGCGGCTCACCCCGGGAGGCGACCGCCCAGCGCGCCCTGGAAGGGCTGACCCGCAGCATCGGCAAGGAGTTCGGCCGGGGTGTCACCGCCCAGCTCGTGTACGTCACCCGCGACGGCGACGCCGGCACCCCGGTGAGCCTGGAGTCCACCCTGCGCTTCCTGCTCTCCGGCCGCTCCGCGTACGTCTCGGGCCAGGTGATCCGGGTCGGCGCCGGCGCCGCCGCCGCGCCGGCCGACTGGAATCGGCCGCTGGACGGGCAGGTCGTGCTGGTCACCGGCGCGGCCCGGGGCATCGGCGCGGCGCTGGCGACGGTGCTCGCCCGGGACGGCGCGCAGGTGGTGGCGCTGGACATCCCGGCGGCCGGCGACGAACTGGCGGCGGTGGCCAACGGAATCGGCGGCAGCGCGGTGCAGCTCGACCTGACCGCGCCGGACGCGCCGGCCCGGCTGGCCGAGCACCTGGCGTCCCGGCACGGCCGGGTCGACGTGGTGGTGCACAACGCCGGTATCACCCGGGACAAGACGCTCGGCCGGATGGACGCCGACCGGTGGGACTCGGTGATCGACGTGAACCTGTCCAGCCAGGAGCGGATCAACGACGTGCTGCTGGAGCGCGACCTGATCCCGGCCGGCGGCCGGATCGTGTCGGTCTCCTCGATCGCCGGGATCGCCGGCAACCGGGGGCAGACCAACTACGCGACCAGCAAGGCCGGCGTGATCGGCCTGGTCGACTCGCTCTCCCCGGTGCTGCGCGAGCGCGGGATCAGCCTGAACGCGGTCGCGCCCGGGTTCATCGAGACCCGGTTGACCGCGCGCATCCCGCTGATGATCCGCGAGGCGGGGCGGCGGATGAACAGCCTGGCCCAGGGCGGCCTGCCGGTGGACGTGGCCGAGACGATCGGCTGGCTCTCCTGGCCGGCGACCGGCGCGGTCAGCGGCAACGTGGTCCGGGTCTGCGGCCAGAGCCTGCTGGGGGCGTGA
- a CDS encoding MaoC/PaaZ C-terminal domain-containing protein: MASRDHEPDDLTLHDLIEGPTQDLTSARSALAARTPQAEATQDLSALVPPRPVDHEVDGTSGDPQRRQLHDRPGGSPGGSPGGSPGGGQGERARVELGRLPGAGALYRRALLGALPGTGRRRGRKLPALELSVAGVTVDRAHLADYDRVCGFRLADRLPATYLHVLGFPLSLRLMTAADFPIPLTGVVHVANRITVARPVRVGESVDFRTYAENLRPHERGRQLDVVLVGSVDGEEVWRGVSTYLGKERAAGGGPRRDRGDRPAPPAFSAQWRVTPRVGTDYARVSGDHNPIHTSKLGARLFGFPRPIAHGMWSKARCLAALESRLPDAYTVDVAFKLPVPLPSTVAFGATAGGAGWDFGLHGARDGRPHLVGTVR; the protein is encoded by the coding sequence ATGGCGTCCCGCGACCACGAGCCCGACGACCTCACCCTGCACGACCTGATCGAGGGCCCCACCCAGGACCTCACCTCCGCCCGGTCGGCCCTGGCCGCGCGCACTCCCCAGGCCGAGGCGACCCAGGACCTCTCCGCACTCGTCCCACCCCGCCCCGTCGATCATGAGGTTGACGGCACTTCCGGAGATCCACAACGCCGCCAACTTCATGATCGACCGGGTGGGAGCCCGGGTGGGAGCCCGGGTGGGAGCCCGGGTGGGGGGCAGGGGGAGCGGGCGCGTGTCGAGCTGGGGCGGCTGCCGGGGGCGGGGGCGCTCTATCGGCGGGCCCTGCTGGGGGCGCTGCCCGGCACGGGTCGTCGGCGGGGGCGAAAGCTGCCCGCTCTGGAGCTGAGTGTGGCCGGGGTGACGGTGGACCGGGCGCACCTGGCCGACTACGACCGGGTCTGCGGTTTCCGGCTGGCCGACCGGCTGCCGGCGACGTACCTGCACGTGCTCGGGTTTCCGCTGTCACTGCGGCTGATGACCGCCGCCGACTTCCCGATCCCGCTCACCGGCGTGGTGCACGTGGCCAACCGGATCACCGTGGCCCGCCCCGTCCGGGTGGGCGAGAGCGTCGACTTCCGCACGTACGCGGAGAACCTGCGCCCGCACGAACGCGGCCGGCAGCTCGACGTGGTGCTGGTCGGCTCGGTCGACGGCGAGGAGGTGTGGCGGGGGGTGTCGACGTACCTCGGGAAGGAGCGCGCGGCCGGCGGCGGCCCGCGGCGCGACCGGGGCGACCGGCCCGCGCCGCCGGCCTTCTCCGCGCAGTGGCGGGTGACGCCCCGGGTCGGCACGGACTACGCGCGCGTCTCCGGCGATCACAACCCGATCCACACCTCGAAGCTGGGCGCGCGACTGTTCGGTTTCCCGCGTCCGATCGCGCACGGCATGTGGAGCAAGGCCCGCTGCCTGGCGGCGTTGGAGAGTCGGCTGCCCGACGCGTACACCGTGGATGTGGCGTTCAAGCTGCCGGTGCCGCTGCCGTCCACTGTGGCGTTCGGTGCGACCGCCGGCGGCGCGGGCTGGGACTTCGGGCTGCACGGCGCACGGGACGGACGGCCGCACCTGGTCGGCACCGTCCGCTGA
- a CDS encoding NUDIX hydrolase, protein MNEQDFLAGYDPRDYPAVAVTVDVVALTIREGALHLLLIRRGAPPYAGHWALPGGFVHPDEDLTAGARRELAEETGLGGDRLRRVHLEQLGSYGAPDRDPRMRVVSIAHLAFAPDLPDPVADTDADEASWLPVTALTSRQLAFDHGRIIDDGLERARSKLEYTPLATRFLAPEFTITELRAVYETVWGHPLHAGNFHRKVLSVPGFVESTGASTERGGARGGPRAKLYRAGDARLLHPALLRPAREETVR, encoded by the coding sequence GTGAACGAGCAGGACTTCCTCGCCGGATACGACCCCCGGGACTACCCGGCGGTCGCGGTCACCGTCGACGTGGTCGCGCTGACCATCCGCGAGGGCGCGCTGCACCTGCTGCTGATCCGGCGCGGCGCGCCGCCGTACGCGGGGCACTGGGCGCTGCCCGGCGGCTTCGTCCACCCGGACGAGGACCTCACCGCCGGCGCCCGGCGCGAGCTGGCCGAGGAGACCGGGCTCGGCGGCGACCGGCTGCGCCGGGTGCACCTGGAACAGCTCGGCAGCTACGGCGCCCCCGACCGCGACCCCCGCATGCGGGTGGTGTCGATCGCCCACCTGGCGTTCGCCCCCGACCTGCCCGACCCGGTGGCCGACACCGACGCCGACGAGGCGAGCTGGCTGCCGGTCACCGCGCTGACCAGCCGACAGCTCGCCTTCGACCACGGCCGGATCATCGACGACGGGCTGGAGCGGGCCCGGTCCAAGCTGGAGTACACGCCGCTGGCCACCCGCTTCCTCGCCCCCGAGTTCACGATCACCGAGCTGCGCGCGGTCTACGAGACGGTCTGGGGCCACCCGCTGCACGCCGGCAACTTCCACCGCAAGGTGCTCTCCGTGCCCGGCTTCGTGGAGAGCACCGGCGCCAGCACCGAACGCGGCGGCGCGCGCGGCGGCCCTCGCGCCAAGCTCTACCGCGCCGGCGACGCCCGGCTGCTCCACCCGGCGCTGCTGCGCCCCGCCCGGGAGGAGACGGTGCGATGA
- a CDS encoding protein kinase family protein — protein sequence MTTEEAIRLVTAARSHADLFGAEAPARRYRELVGALHPDRLGAADPRVRAAATAALTTVTTRWRNPEAHAGDIATLHRKEGPLLNASGRGGAPSCHLIKVPRHPGDNDLMAREARALRRIAERGDARHLAYVPRLVDSYPVRDPSTGAERLVNVLATPPGLHSLEDVRRAYPDGVDPRDAAWMWRRLLVALGLAHRAGVVHGAVLPRHVLIEPDAHGVVLVDWCFSAEPGGLVPALVPGQEDWYPPEVAAKRQCGPGTDIALATRCMTWLMGDRAPHELRAFADGCRQPTPSARPDDAWRLLRELDEVLHRLYGPRTFRPFTLNP from the coding sequence ATGACCACCGAGGAGGCGATCCGGCTGGTCACCGCCGCCCGCAGTCACGCCGACCTGTTCGGCGCCGAGGCGCCGGCCCGTCGCTACCGGGAGCTGGTCGGCGCGCTGCACCCCGACCGGCTGGGCGCGGCCGACCCCCGGGTCCGCGCCGCCGCCACCGCCGCCCTGACCACGGTCACCACCCGCTGGCGCAACCCCGAGGCGCACGCCGGCGACATCGCCACCCTGCACCGCAAGGAAGGGCCCCTTCTTAACGCCTCCGGTAGAGGAGGGGCCCCTTCTTGTCACCTGATCAAGGTGCCCCGGCACCCCGGCGACAACGACCTGATGGCGCGCGAGGCGCGGGCGTTGCGGCGGATCGCCGAGCGCGGCGACGCACGCCACCTGGCCTACGTGCCCCGGCTGGTCGACTCCTACCCGGTGCGTGACCCGTCGACCGGAGCGGAACGGCTGGTCAACGTGCTGGCCACCCCGCCCGGGCTGCACAGCCTGGAGGACGTGCGCCGGGCGTACCCGGACGGGGTCGACCCGCGCGACGCGGCCTGGATGTGGCGGCGGCTGCTCGTGGCGCTCGGCCTGGCCCACCGGGCCGGCGTGGTGCACGGCGCGGTGCTGCCCCGGCACGTGCTGATCGAGCCGGACGCGCACGGCGTGGTGCTCGTGGACTGGTGTTTCTCGGCCGAGCCGGGCGGGCTCGTGCCGGCGCTGGTGCCCGGCCAGGAGGACTGGTATCCGCCGGAGGTCGCCGCGAAGCGGCAGTGCGGTCCGGGCACCGACATCGCGCTGGCCACCCGCTGCATGACCTGGCTGATGGGCGACCGCGCCCCGCACGAGCTGCGCGCCTTCGCCGACGGCTGCCGGCAGCCCACGCCGTCCGCCCGACCCGACGACGCCTGGCGGCTGCTGCGCGAACTGGACGAGGTGCTGCACCGGCTCTACGGGCCGCGCACCTTCCGACCCTTCACCCTCAACCCCTAG
- a CDS encoding adenylosuccinate synthetase — protein MNHVTVVDLGYGDAGKGTVVDLLCATRPVHTVVRFNGGAQAAHNVVLRDGRAHTFAQFGAGTFRPGVRTHLARHVVVDPLALAAEADHLAAVGVPDALDRLTVDGEALLATPYHRAANRAREIARGADRHGSCGLGVGEAVAYGLAHPDEAPRVADCRHPAVLRRRLAALRDRLIAELGPLDAPPVDDCLPAYAAFADRVAIVDRSWLAGALREGTCVFEGAQGVLLDEWHGFHPYTTWSTTTFANAETLLAEAGMAGTAQRLGVLRVTTTRHGPGPLVTEDPALPFTDPRNPTNPWQGRFRFGHFDAVAHRYALDVAGGVDGLALTHLDLAGPELRICRRYEGVDRLVPGPAGDLGRQAALTARLMRARPVLDEAPDDWPAAVSEALGAPVVLTSHGPTAEEKEGALVNAFCIGRAPA, from the coding sequence GTGAACCACGTGACGGTGGTCGACCTCGGCTACGGCGACGCCGGCAAGGGCACGGTCGTCGACCTGCTCTGCGCCACCCGGCCGGTGCACACGGTGGTCCGGTTCAACGGGGGCGCGCAGGCGGCGCACAACGTCGTCCTGCGCGACGGGCGGGCGCACACGTTCGCCCAGTTCGGGGCCGGCACGTTCCGCCCCGGCGTACGGACCCACCTGGCCCGGCACGTCGTGGTGGACCCGCTGGCGCTGGCCGCCGAGGCCGACCACCTCGCGGCGGTCGGTGTGCCCGACGCGCTCGACCGGCTGACCGTGGACGGGGAGGCGCTGCTGGCCACCCCGTACCACCGGGCCGCCAACCGGGCCCGGGAGATCGCCCGGGGAGCCGACCGGCACGGCTCCTGCGGGCTCGGGGTGGGCGAGGCGGTCGCGTACGGCCTCGCCCACCCCGACGAGGCGCCCCGGGTGGCGGACTGCCGCCACCCGGCGGTGCTGCGTCGGCGGCTGGCCGCGCTGCGCGACCGGCTCATCGCCGAGCTGGGGCCGCTGGACGCGCCGCCGGTGGACGACTGCCTGCCCGCGTACGCCGCGTTCGCCGACCGGGTGGCGATCGTCGACCGGAGCTGGCTCGCCGGGGCGCTGCGCGAGGGCACCTGCGTGTTCGAGGGCGCGCAGGGGGTGCTGCTGGACGAGTGGCACGGATTCCACCCGTACACCACATGGAGCACCACGACGTTCGCCAACGCGGAGACGCTGCTCGCCGAGGCGGGGATGGCCGGCACCGCGCAGCGGCTCGGGGTGCTGCGGGTGACCACCACCCGGCACGGCCCGGGCCCGCTGGTCACGGAGGACCCGGCGCTGCCGTTCACCGACCCGCGCAATCCGACCAACCCGTGGCAGGGCCGGTTCCGGTTCGGGCACTTCGACGCGGTCGCCCACCGGTACGCCCTCGACGTGGCCGGCGGCGTGGACGGGCTGGCGCTGACCCACCTCGACCTGGCCGGACCCGAGCTGCGGATCTGCCGCCGCTACGAGGGGGTCGACCGGCTCGTCCCCGGGCCGGCCGGTGACCTGGGACGGCAGGCGGCGTTGACGGCCCGGCTGATGCGGGCCCGGCCGGTGTTGGACGAGGCGCCGGACGACTGGCCGGCGGCCGTCTCGGAGGCGCTCGGCGCGCCCGTGGTGCTCACCTCGCACGGCCCCACCGCCGAGGAGAAGGAAGGGGCCCTTGTTAACGCCTTTTGTATAGGAAGGGCCCCCGCTTAA
- a CDS encoding DedA family protein gives MGDVLDLLHHTVTSPWVYLVIIAVTAVDAFFPAVPGETVVITAGVFAAGGEPNLTLVIVTAALGALIGDHVSYAIGRGGGAHRLARLPADSRRRASSEWARRAVDRRGGMILTTARYVPGGRTAVTLTMGAVRYPARSFLLYDALACVTWGIYCGLLGYFGGLAFEHNPVTALLAGVGLSLAVTGLFEAVRWARRRARARAAHR, from the coding sequence ATGGGGGACGTGCTCGACCTGCTGCACCACACGGTGACCTCGCCGTGGGTGTACCTGGTGATCATCGCGGTCACCGCCGTCGACGCGTTCTTCCCGGCGGTGCCGGGCGAGACCGTGGTGATCACCGCTGGCGTGTTCGCCGCCGGCGGCGAGCCGAACCTGACCCTGGTGATCGTGACCGCCGCGCTCGGCGCGCTGATCGGCGACCACGTCTCGTACGCCATCGGGCGCGGTGGGGGCGCGCACCGGCTGGCCCGGCTGCCGGCGGACAGCCGGCGGCGGGCGAGTTCCGAGTGGGCCCGCCGGGCGGTGGACCGGCGGGGCGGGATGATCCTGACCACCGCCCGGTACGTCCCCGGCGGCCGGACCGCGGTCACGCTCACCATGGGCGCGGTCCGCTACCCGGCGCGCTCGTTCCTGCTGTACGACGCGCTGGCCTGCGTCACGTGGGGGATCTACTGCGGGCTGCTCGGCTATTTCGGCGGGCTGGCGTTCGAGCACAACCCGGTCACCGCCCTGCTCGCCGGCGTCGGCCTGTCGCTGGCGGTCACCGGGCTGTTCGAGGCCGTTCGCTGGGCCCGCCGTCGGGCCCGCGCCCGGGCCGCCCACCGCTGA
- a CDS encoding response regulator, with translation MIRVVIADDEQLIRAGLRLILEAAPDIAVVGEAADGTEARAAAERLRPDVVLLDVRMPGLDGLAAAPAIVAAGPKVVMLTTFDLDEYVHEALRAGAVGFLLKDTPPRELAAAVRTVAAGNAMLAPTVTRRLISSFAERGPARREAARQRLARLTDREAAIVREVARGDGNAEVARRVGASEATVKTHVSRALAKLGVANRVQLAILVHDADLLG, from the coding sequence GTGATCCGGGTCGTGATCGCCGACGACGAGCAGCTCATCCGCGCCGGGCTCCGGCTGATCCTGGAGGCGGCGCCGGACATCGCCGTGGTCGGCGAGGCCGCCGACGGGACCGAGGCGCGGGCCGCCGCCGAGCGGCTGCGGCCCGACGTGGTGCTGCTGGACGTGCGCATGCCCGGCCTCGACGGGCTGGCCGCGGCCCCCGCGATCGTGGCCGCGGGCCCGAAGGTGGTCATGCTGACCACCTTCGACCTGGACGAGTACGTGCACGAGGCGCTCCGCGCCGGCGCGGTCGGCTTCCTGCTCAAGGACACGCCTCCCCGGGAACTCGCCGCCGCGGTACGGACCGTCGCCGCCGGGAACGCCATGCTCGCCCCGACGGTGACCCGGCGGCTGATCAGTTCGTTCGCCGAGCGCGGTCCGGCGCGGCGGGAGGCCGCCCGGCAGCGACTGGCCCGGCTGACCGACCGGGAGGCGGCGATCGTCCGCGAGGTGGCCCGGGGTGACGGCAACGCCGAGGTGGCCCGCCGGGTCGGCGCCAGCGAGGCGACCGTGAAGACGCACGTCAGCCGCGCGTTGGCCAAGCTCGGCGTGGCCAACCGGGTGCAGCTCGCCATCCTCGTGCACGACGCCGACCTGCTGGGGTGA
- a CDS encoding sensor histidine kinase — protein sequence MTTWPGVVRRVEPYLPVLLAGAVAAATWASATGGLGVRSPLPTAVILLLALATGASVLSSRRWALPAAAAVCWLVLAAWAAVVVASWRAGTGLRGRQLAAYLLGTFPVMLAGVAVGSAVGGERRLVMATPGNAVVFYAWLVIAPAIVGLWIRARRDALAALRDRAERLEREQEARADRVRAEERARIAREMHDVVAHRVSLMVVHAGALEVTTADQTTVETAALIRSTGRAALTDLREVLGVLRQEPPLPLPGRDAVGELVRESRAAGLRVSLTDEVAPGPVPGAVARTVHRVVQEGLTNVRKHAPDAAVAVRLRHLPEEGVEVTVRNDPSARTGPALPGAGLGLVGLRERVELTGGRLTAGPTPDGGFLLHALMPAGEAT from the coding sequence ATGACCACCTGGCCGGGCGTCGTCCGGCGCGTCGAACCGTACCTGCCGGTGCTGCTGGCCGGGGCGGTGGCCGCCGCCACGTGGGCCTCGGCGACCGGTGGGCTCGGCGTCCGCTCGCCGCTGCCGACGGCGGTGATCCTCCTGCTCGCGCTGGCCACGGGCGCCTCGGTGCTCTCGTCACGCCGCTGGGCGCTCCCCGCCGCGGCCGCCGTGTGCTGGCTGGTCCTGGCCGCCTGGGCGGCCGTCGTGGTCGCGTCCTGGCGGGCCGGCACCGGCCTGCGCGGCCGGCAGCTCGCCGCGTACCTGCTCGGGACGTTCCCGGTCATGCTCGCCGGCGTGGCGGTCGGCAGCGCGGTGGGTGGCGAACGCCGCCTGGTCATGGCCACCCCCGGGAACGCGGTGGTCTTCTACGCCTGGTTGGTGATCGCCCCGGCGATCGTCGGGCTCTGGATCCGGGCCCGGCGGGACGCCCTGGCCGCCCTGCGGGACCGGGCCGAGCGGCTGGAGCGGGAGCAGGAGGCGCGAGCCGACCGGGTCCGCGCCGAGGAGCGGGCCAGGATCGCCCGTGAGATGCACGACGTGGTGGCGCACCGGGTCTCGCTCATGGTGGTGCACGCGGGCGCGCTGGAGGTGACCACCGCCGACCAGACCACCGTCGAGACGGCCGCGTTGATCCGGTCCACCGGCCGGGCCGCGCTGACCGATCTGCGGGAGGTGCTCGGCGTGCTGCGCCAGGAACCGCCGCTGCCGCTGCCCGGCCGGGACGCGGTCGGCGAACTGGTCCGCGAGTCGCGCGCGGCCGGCCTCCGGGTCAGCCTGACCGACGAGGTGGCGCCCGGCCCGGTGCCGGGCGCGGTGGCCCGGACCGTGCACCGGGTGGTCCAGGAGGGGCTGACCAACGTGCGGAAACACGCCCCGGACGCGGCGGTCGCCGTCCGCCTGCGGCACCTGCCCGAGGAGGGGGTCGAGGTGACCGTCCGCAACGACCCGTCCGCCCGTACCGGCCCGGCGCTGCCCGGTGCCGGGCTCGGACTGGTCGGCCTGCGGGAACGGGTCGAGCTGACCGGTGGACGGCTGACGGCCGGACCCACCCCCGACGGGGGATTCCTGCTGCACGCGCTGATGCCGGCCGGGGAGGCGACGTGA
- a CDS encoding DedA family protein, which produces MDAALELLHDTISSPWVYLALFAIAVVDGFFPVVPSETAVITAGVFAATGQPDLPLVIGVAALGALVGDHVSYAIGRHGGARLLDRVPRDGRRRAAVDRARRGIAVRGGLILTVARYVPGGRTAVTLTMGATRFPRRRFLAFDALAAATWGTYSASVGYLGGLAFERDPIRGLLFGLGLALTVTLVVEVVRWARGRRAARVRAARVLKGDPSSTAGVNRGPFLTPPPGAR; this is translated from the coding sequence ATGGATGCCGCTCTCGAACTGCTCCACGACACGATCTCGTCGCCCTGGGTCTACCTGGCCCTGTTCGCCATCGCCGTGGTGGACGGGTTCTTCCCCGTCGTACCGAGCGAGACCGCCGTCATCACCGCCGGTGTGTTCGCCGCGACCGGCCAGCCCGACCTGCCGCTGGTGATCGGCGTGGCCGCGCTCGGCGCGCTGGTCGGCGACCACGTCTCCTACGCGATCGGCCGGCACGGCGGCGCCCGGCTGCTGGACCGTGTGCCCCGGGACGGTCGGCGGCGGGCCGCGGTGGACCGGGCCCGGCGGGGCATCGCGGTGCGAGGTGGGCTCATCCTCACCGTGGCCCGGTACGTGCCGGGTGGCCGGACCGCGGTCACCCTCACCATGGGGGCGACCCGGTTCCCGCGCCGGCGGTTCCTCGCCTTCGACGCGCTGGCCGCCGCCACCTGGGGCACCTACTCGGCGTCGGTGGGCTACCTGGGCGGGCTCGCCTTCGAGCGGGACCCGATCCGCGGCCTGCTGTTCGGGCTGGGGCTGGCCCTCACCGTGACCCTGGTGGTGGAGGTGGTGCGCTGGGCCCGGGGCCGCCGGGCGGCGCGGGTCCGCGCGGCGCGGGTGTTAAAAGGGGACCCCTCCTCTACCGCAGGCGTTAACAGGGGGCCCTTCCTTACACCTCCCCCGGGCGCCAGGTGA